The genomic region GACAGACATCTTAAAAATCATGAATATAAAAGACTTGCATCGGTTGCGCATAGAGCAAAATCTTCGGTTGGTATGATGGGTATTTCTGAACTTGAAATGGAAATGAAAACACTTGAAATTCTTGGAAATGGGGAAAAAGAAATTGAGAAATATCCTGAAATTATTGAAAATTTTAAAAAAATAACATCTAAATCATTAATTGAACTTCAACTAATTATTAATAAAATTAAGTAAAAATTAATTCTATGCTAAAAATTAGAAATATTAATAACATTACAGTAATAAATTTTGATAGTGATATAAAAAGATTAAATGTAACTATTTCCAGTAAAGTCAAAGAACAATTACTTGAAATAATCAATAAACCAAATTCAAAATTGATACTTGATTTTAATGGTATTAGTTTTATTGATAGTTCAGGTTTTGGTGCTTTAGTTAATATCTATAATAAAGCTAAAGAAAATAATAGTTATTTTAAATTATGTAATATTTCACAAGAAACAATGGAACTTGTATTTGTTACTAAACTTGATAAAGTCTTTGAAATTCACGACACTCTTGATGGTTGTTTAAATAGTTTTTAGTGTTTGTAAAAAAACGCCAATAACTGCGTTATACTCGTCTTAAAACTCAGTCATCCCGATTGTGTTTTTTGTTGGTTTTTAAAATAAAAACCTTACAAAAACTACTTCGGGACTCCTTATTTTTAAGAGTTATTCACGTAAGTAAATTTTCAAAGGAGTTCATGAACTCCCTTCGGTCGGTTCGCAAGCCTTGTTCTTGACGTTTTCTTATCAAACACTCAGATTTTTAGTAGTTTTCGTGCTGACACTAAATAAAAAATAAACTATTTTTGTAATTACTTTAGCTTATAAAAAATCTGAATAAATGAACGATTCAATATCTGAATATAAATATTGTAACAGTCTTACAAAATATTCAAGGCTAAATACAAGGGAAGTAAAAATT from Bacteroidales bacterium harbors:
- a CDS encoding STAS domain-containing protein, with the protein product MLKIRNINNITVINFDSDIKRLNVTISSKVKEQLLEIINKPNSKLILDFNGISFIDSSGFGALVNIYNKAKENNSYFKLCNISQETMELVFVTKLDKVFEIHDTLDGCLNSF